In Drosophila bipectinata strain 14024-0381.07 chromosome 2R, DbipHiC1v2, whole genome shotgun sequence, one genomic interval encodes:
- the LOC108119010 gene encoding uncharacterized protein, with protein sequence MTTMDEYNSIEILSDDEDLPSDSDEAEDMDPSRCVTPLSTAKAEITPKSRKTLLNNDQVQSGSTINLMGPDSSFSPASSDKTASSSSTAVDNRSGRHRARKSQHQTLRMSPTDCQFETEGAPPPTKQLVLEKDSAASSKGKTNQFFANFVNSAEMQDLIKTIANERVRCNFLLATYQLPDMNFALNTSMNTLRFQLKERLKQRQDRAKVSPCPTAAATSAASKTNMKGIVRARQPQ encoded by the coding sequence ATGACAACAATGGATGAATATAATTCGATTGAAATACTTTCTGACGACGAGGATTTGCCAAGCGATTCTGATGAAGCCGAGGACATGGATCCAAGTCGTTGTGTAACACCACTGTCGACCGCTAAGGCAGAAATCACCCCTAAATCCAGAAAAACTCTACTTAATAACGATCAAGTACAATCAGGAAGTACAATCAATCTTATGGGCCCGGACTCTTCGTTTTCGCCAGCTTCCTCTGACAAAACGGCCAGCTCCTCCAGCACAGCAGTAGATAACCGGTCCGGACGCCACCGAGCCAGGAAGAGCCAGCATCAGACATTGCGGATGAGTCCCACCGACTGTCAGTTCGAGACAGAAGGCGCACCGCCGCCAACCAAGCAGCTGGTGCTTGAAAAGGATTCTGCTGCATCGtcaaaaggaaaaacaaatcaGTTCTTCgccaattttgtaaacagcgCCGAAATGCAGGATCTAATCAAAACTATTGCCAATGAGCGGGTGCGCTGCAACTTTCTATTGGCTACATATCAACTACCTGACATGAATTTTGCTCTTAATACAAGTATGAATACACTCCGATTCCAGTTGAAAGAACGCCTCAAGCAGCGCCAGGACAGAGCTAAGGTCAGTCCATGTcctacagcagcagcaacctcTGCCGCTTCAAAGACCAACATGAAAGGTATTGTTCGAGCTCGACAGCCCCAATAG